From the genome of Chanos chanos chromosome 5, fChaCha1.1, whole genome shotgun sequence, one region includes:
- the copb2 gene encoding coatomer subunit beta' — protein sequence MPLRLDIKRKLTARSDRVKSVDLHPTEPWMLASLYNGSVCVWNHETQTLVKTFEVCDLPVRASKFVARKNWVITGADDMQIRVFNYNTLERVHMFEAHSDYIRCIAVHPTQPYILTSSDDMLIKLWDWEKKWSCSQVFEGHTHYVMQIVINPKDNNQFASASLDRTIKVWQLGSSSPNFTLEGHEKGVNCIDYYSGGDKPYLISGADDRLVKIWDYQNKTCVQTLEGHAQNVSCVSFHPELPIIITGSEDGTVRIWHSSTYRLESTLNYGMERVWCVCGLRGSNNVALGYDEGSIIIKLGREEPAMSMDTNGKIIWAKHSEVQQANLKAMGDAEIKDGERLPLAVKDMGSCEIYPQTIQHNPNGRFVVVCGDGEYIIYTAMALRNKSFGSAQEFVWAHDSSEYAIRESNSVVKIFKNFKEKKSFKPDFGAEGIYGGFLLGVRSVNGLAFYDWENTELIRRIEIQPKHIFWSDSGELVCIATEESFFILRYLSEKVAASQESNEGVTEDGIEDAFEVLGEIQEIVKTGLWVGDCFIYTSSVNRLNYYVGGEIVTIAHLDRTMYLLGYIPKDDRLYLGDKELNIVSYSLLVSVLEYQTAVMRRDFGMADKVLPTIPKEQRTRVAHFLEKQGFKQQALAVSTDPEHRFELALQLGELKIAYQLAVEAESEQKWKQLAELAINKCQFGLAQECLHHAQDYGGLLLLATASGNAAMVGKLAEGAERDGKNNVAFMTYFLQGKLDHCLELLIKTNRLPEAAFLARTYLPSQVSRVVKLWRENLAKVNQKAAESLADPTEYENLFPGLREAFVAEQFLRETSLGKTRPATDYPLVTPNEERNVLEEARGYEPKGEFPAPVKTDVSEEAPAETGVLASVMAAVAAPVAAAVAAVTPAEPEPAEEEQEEEEPAVSAAATATTSDKVLEDLEDDLDNMELDDIDTTDVNLDDDFLDD from the exons ATG CCTCTCAGGCTGGACATCAAGCGTAAGCTTACAGCCCGGTCGGATCGCGTCAAAAGCGTAGACCTCCATCCGACAGAGCCATGGATGTTAGCCAGCCTGTACAAcggcagtgtctgtgtgtggaacCATGAAACACAG ACCCTTGTCAAAACCTTTGAGGTGTGTGACCTGCCAGTGAGAGCATCCAAATTTGTTGCAAGAAAGAACTGGGTTATCACTGGGGCA GATGACATGCAGATACGTGTTTTTAACTATAACACATTGGAGCGTGTCCACATGTTTGAAGCCCATTCTGATTACATTCGCTGCATTGCAGTCCATCCCACCCAGCCTTACATCCTCACCAGCAGTG ATGACATGCTGATTAAACTATGGGACTGGGAGAAGAAGTGGTCATGCAGTCAGGTGTTTGAGGGCCACACACACTATGTCATGCAGATTGTTATCAACCCCAAAGACAACAACCAGTTTGCCAGTGCTTCTCTGGACAGGACCATTAAG GTATGGCAGCTGGGTTCCTCCTCTCCAAACTTTACTCTTGAGGGTCATGAGAAAGGAGTGAACTGCATTGACTATTACAGTGGAGGAGACAAACCGTACCTCATATCTGGAGCTGATGACAGGCTTGTGAAGATCTGGGACTACCAG AACAAAACATGTGTGCAGACCCTGGAAGGACATGCCCAGAATGTGTCCTGCGTGAGCTTCCACCCAGAACTGCCAATCATCATCACAGGATCAGAGGATg GCACTGTGCGTATCTGGCACTCCAGCACTTACCGCCTGGAGAGCACTCTGAACTACGGCATGGaacgtgtgtggtgtgtgtgtggcctgcgTGGTTCAAACAACGTAGCACTGGGTTATGATGAAGGAAGCATTATTATCAAG CTTGGACGTGAGGAACCAGCCATGTCCATGGACACCAATGGAAAGATTATCTGGGCCAAACACTCGGAGGTCCAGCAGGCTAACCTAAAGGCTATGGGAGACGCTGAGATCAAGGATGGAGAACGGCTACCGCTGGCTGTCAAAGACATGGGCAGCTGTGAGATTTACCCTCAGACAATACAGCACAACCCTAATGGAAG gtttgtggttgtgtgtggagatggagaATATATTATTTACACTGCTATGGCTCTGAGAAACAAGAGCTTTGGCTCTGCACAAGAGTTTGTCTGGGCTCACGACTCCTCCGA GTACGCAATCAGGGAGAGCAACAGTGTGGTAAAAATTTTCAAGAACTTTAAAGAGAAGAAGTCATTTAAACCAGACTTTGGAGCAGAAG GTATCTATGGTGGCTTCTTGTTGGGAGTCAGGTCAGTCAATGGCTTGGCATTCTATGACTGGGAGAACACTGAGCTGATTCGCCGCATTGAGATCCAGCCCAAACAC ATCTTCTGGTCTGACTCAGGAGAGCTGGTTTGCATTGCCACTGAGGAGTCTTTCTTCATCCTGCGCTACCTGTCAGAGAAAGTGGCCGCCTCCCAGGAGTCCAATGAGGGGGTGACGGAGGACGGTATTGAGGATGCCTTTGAG gtCCTAGGAGAGATTCAAGAGATTGTGAAGACAGGTCTGTGGGTTGGAGATTGCTTCATCTACACCAGCTCAGTAAACAGACTCAACTACTATGTTGGAGGAGAAATTGTCACCATTGCTCACCTGGACAG AACCATGTACCTGCTGGGTTACATCCCAAAAGATGACCGGCTGTACCTGGGAGATAAGGAGCTGAATATTGTCAGTTACTCGCTGCTAGTGTCTGTGTTGGAGTACCAGACTGCGGTCATGCGGCGGGACTTTGGCATGGCTGACAAAGTTCTGCCCACCATCCCCAAAGAACAGAGGACAAGGGTGGCCCATTTCCTGGAGAAACAG gGTTTCAAGCAGCAGGCGTTGGCTGTGTCCACTGATCCAGAGCACAGGTTTGAATTGGCTTTGCAGCTTGGAGAACTGAAGATTGCCTATCAGCTGGCAGTGGAAGCAGAG TCTGAGCAAAAGTGGAAACAGCTTGCGGAGTTGGCGATCAACAAATGCCAGTTTGGCTTGGCACAGGAGTGTCTCCACCATGCCCAGGACTATGGTGGGCTACTGCTGCTTGCCACTGCGTCTGGCAATGCTGCCATGGTGGGCAAACTGGCAGAGGGAGCTGAACGGGATGGCAAGAACAACGTGGCTTTCATGACCTACTTCCTGCAGGGGAA ATTGGACCACTGTCTGGAGCTCTTGATTAAGACCAATCGTCTGCCAGAGGCTGCCTTCTTAGCCCGCACATATCTTCCCAGCCAAGTGTCCAG AGTGGTAAAACTTTGGAGAGAGAACCTGGCCAAAGTTAATCAGAAAGCAGCTGAGTCGCTGGCAGACCCGACAGAGTACGAGAACCTGTTCCCTGGGCTAAGGGAGGCCTTTGTGGCAGAACAGTTCCTTAGAGAGACCAGCCTTGGCAAGACCAGACCCGCTACAGACTACCCATTGGTCACG ccaaatgaagagagaaatgttCTCGAGGAGGCCAGAGGCTATGAACCCAAAGGAGAGTTTCCAGCCCCCGTAAAG ACTGATGTCAGTGAGGAAGCCCCAGCTGAAACAGGCGTGTTAGCTTCAGTCATGGCAGCTGTCGCTGCACCTGTGGCTGCAGCCGTAGCTGCTGTGACTCCAGCGGAGCCTGAACCCGCCgaggaagagcaggaggaggaagagccaGCCGTCAGTGCAGCAGCCACAGCCACAACCAGCGACAAG GTCTTGGAAGATCTGGAAGATGACTTGGACAACATGGAGCTGGATGACATAGACACCACAGACGTCAACCTGGACGATGACTTCTTAGATGACTGA